In Mycoplasma sp. OR1901, the following are encoded in one genomic region:
- a CDS encoding ABC transporter permease subunit — translation MEDLKLYNWYGESFDNILPQSSGNMAAYKKQVKNIFLRTKDRIKSQENIDKDLYLRARTKLQDNLKRELASHKVAYKNKLAVLKDSIKKLSYSDSTIKLLQFEINKIKAELKDTKKYAKDFVYSLQQSADEINVKLDNIEKLKTKTYVDENELFKKFAVYNIMKIYLQKIEKTDFNISLIHDFLLPIELEWVKKLDNPKEYFTNIYNEVEKQRISLYNRKQELIRKFEGTHKLQKELYIEETEQIKTITKQKILELEYEYTKKSNELMERAKETKAKALEKIEEQKEVILKAEAKNKAVVKNIIDNSNAQIKEIKSNYKEQLKLVKYRSIVQNTKDFMSFLSKNEIKVPELDYTFKSNFTVDQAKEVATTLKSEVKNFVEENKENDFVKIAYSQFFSKLNLLRTYIEFKNLLKSQYKEKIGLSKVKYTYEGKFNLEESRSLKDLFIDSRKTRLAFRKEKISAKHDLLALKRKEVAKLKNRDKVKNIEELSLELLTDNEKFKLAKAKAIKEFKEGKAELKRKIASKEISKQAYKNKIYEYKINKKETIRETKLKSMLMSNKEILRTAFWREFSEHKVNKKIYESKITEAQKTIPVETMKNLRFLTAFLGFIFPGLSELIFFKQYVKGVLLTLLSTFIWTIVIPFSFGAYWSRMGGIPGFSDLGKGLHNASLGVFTDARLYIFGGVISVVLLVFAVAYLSVSSISSYRVAKQLEYGSRPSKWTHTKRWLNTSGFPWMISLFGWFLMIFIVATPIFTSILISFTNFGYEHQAPSQTVDWVGLKMWGYWWVFRENNLLLSLQRVIGWTILWTIFSTLIPISVGIIIAVLTNSQRIKFKKVFRVIYILPWAIPAFVTLTFIKSMFQGGDQGFINLIMLKVGLISEAKNWLAEIGKTRVLVIIVQTWIAYAWIFMLVTGNLQSIPKDIYEAGSVDGARGAQLFRYLTLPSLLLSIAPMLIGQFVGSFNNFTTISIFTGGGPAFANPTVFGEASTDIIISWVYKLTLGTVKFAGDQAFAAALTTLAALFSISLGARGFIKSMSRRD, via the coding sequence ATGGAAGATTTAAAACTTTATAATTGATATGGCGAGTCATTTGATAATATTTTACCCCAAAGTTCAGGTAATATGGCTGCTTACAAAAAGCAAGTAAAAAACATATTTTTAAGAACTAAGGATAGGATAAAGTCTCAAGAAAATATAGATAAAGATCTATATTTAAGGGCTAGAACAAAACTACAAGATAATTTAAAAAGAGAACTTGCGAGTCACAAAGTTGCCTACAAGAATAAACTTGCAGTTTTAAAAGATTCTATTAAAAAATTATCATATTCAGATTCAACAATCAAGTTGTTGCAATTTGAAATTAATAAAATCAAAGCAGAGTTAAAAGATACAAAAAAATATGCAAAAGATTTTGTTTACTCTTTACAACAAAGTGCTGATGAAATTAATGTCAAATTAGATAACATAGAAAAATTAAAAACTAAAACATATGTTGATGAAAACGAATTATTTAAAAAATTCGCTGTTTACAACATAATGAAAATTTATTTACAAAAAATAGAAAAAACTGATTTCAATATATCTTTAATTCATGACTTTTTATTACCAATAGAGTTAGAATGAGTTAAAAAACTTGATAATCCAAAAGAATATTTTACAAATATTTATAACGAAGTTGAAAAACAAAGAATTAGTTTATACAACCGTAAACAAGAATTAATTAGAAAATTTGAAGGTACTCATAAATTACAAAAAGAGCTTTATATTGAAGAAACAGAACAAATTAAAACAATAACAAAGCAAAAAATACTTGAATTAGAGTACGAATATACAAAAAAATCTAATGAATTAATGGAACGTGCTAAAGAAACTAAAGCAAAAGCGTTAGAAAAAATAGAAGAACAAAAAGAAGTTATTCTAAAAGCCGAAGCTAAAAATAAAGCAGTTGTTAAAAACATAATTGACAATTCAAATGCTCAAATTAAAGAAATTAAATCAAACTACAAAGAACAATTAAAATTAGTTAAATATCGTTCTATTGTACAAAATACAAAAGACTTTATGAGCTTTTTATCTAAAAACGAAATTAAAGTTCCTGAATTAGATTACACATTCAAAAGTAATTTTACAGTTGATCAAGCAAAAGAAGTTGCGACTACATTAAAAAGTGAAGTAAAAAACTTCGTTGAAGAAAATAAAGAAAATGATTTTGTTAAAATTGCTTACTCACAATTCTTTAGTAAATTAAACTTATTAAGAACATATATTGAATTTAAAAACCTATTAAAATCACAATATAAAGAAAAAATCGGTTTAAGTAAAGTTAAATATACATATGAAGGTAAATTTAATTTAGAAGAATCTAGATCATTAAAAGATTTATTTATTGATTCAAGAAAAACCAGATTAGCTTTTAGAAAAGAAAAAATAAGTGCTAAACATGATTTATTAGCACTTAAACGTAAAGAAGTGGCTAAACTTAAAAACAGAGATAAAGTTAAAAATATCGAAGAATTAAGCCTAGAACTTCTAACAGATAATGAAAAATTCAAGCTTGCTAAAGCAAAAGCTATAAAAGAGTTTAAAGAAGGAAAAGCCGAATTAAAACGTAAAATAGCTTCAAAAGAAATTTCAAAACAAGCTTATAAAAATAAAATTTACGAATACAAAATTAATAAAAAAGAAACAATTCGTGAAACAAAACTTAAATCAATGTTGATGTCTAATAAAGAAATTTTAAGAACAGCATTTTGAAGAGAGTTTTCAGAGCACAAAGTTAACAAAAAAATCTACGAAAGTAAAATAACTGAAGCTCAAAAAACAATACCAGTAGAAACAATGAAGAACTTAAGATTCTTAACAGCATTCTTAGGATTCATTTTCCCTGGTTTATCAGAGTTAATATTCTTTAAACAATATGTTAAAGGTGTTTTATTAACATTACTATCAACATTTATATGAACAATTGTTATTCCGTTTTCATTTGGTGCCTACTGAAGTAGAATGGGTGGTATCCCTGGATTCAGTGACCTTGGAAAAGGATTGCATAATGCATCATTAGGAGTCTTCACTGATGCTCGTTTATATATATTTGGTGGTGTTATTTCCGTTGTGTTATTAGTTTTTGCGGTTGCTTACTTATCGGTTTCATCAATAAGTTCATACCGTGTTGCTAAACAACTAGAATATGGTTCAAGACCAAGTAAATGAACACACACAAAGAGATGATTAAACACAAGTGGATTCCCATGAATGATTTCACTTTTTGGGTGATTCTTAATGATTTTCATCGTTGCAACACCTATCTTTACATCTATCTTAATTTCATTTACAAACTTCGGTTATGAACACCAAGCTCCATCACAAACAGTTGATTGAGTTGGACTTAAGATGTGAGGATACTGATGAGTGTTCAGAGAAAATAACTTATTATTATCATTACAAAGAGTTATTGGTTGAACAATTCTATGAACAATATTCTCTACATTAATACCAATTAGTGTTGGTATCATAATTGCTGTATTAACAAACAGCCAAAGAATTAAATTCAAAAAAGTGTTTAGAGTTATTTACATTTTACCTTGAGCAATTCCTGCTTTCGTTACACTTACATTTATTAAAAGTATGTTCCAAGGTGGAGATCAAGGTTTCATTAACTTAATTATGCTAAAAGTAGGTTTAATCAGTGAAGCTAAAAACTGATTAGCCGAAATTGGAAAAACAAGAGTACTTGTTATTATTGTTCAAACATGAATTGCTTATGCTTGAATCTTTATGTTAGTAACAGGTAACTTACAATCAATACCAAAAGATATTTATGAAGCTGGTTCAGTTGATGGTGCTAGAGGTGCACAGTTATTTAGATATTTAACATTGCCTTCGCTATTATTATCAATTGCCCCAATGTTAATCGGACAATTTGTTGGTTCATTCAACAACTTTACAACAATTTCTATCTTCACAGGTGGTGGTCCTGCATTTGCTAACCCTACTGTGTTTGGTGAAGCTTCAACAGATATCATTATTTCATGAGTTTACAAATTAACACTTGGTACAGTTAAATTTGCCGGAGATCAAGCCTTCGCTGCTGCCTTAACAACTTTAGCTGCATTATTCAGTATTTCACTTGGTGCTCGTGGATTTATTAAATCAATGTCAAGGAGGGATTAA
- a CDS encoding ABC transporter ATP-binding protein has protein sequence MKNNLNENAISDLDTGFETIDLESMLSEVGEISSTNSGAHINLVNISKKYEGNEKYTLENINLEIKPGTFCIFLGPSGCGKTTLLRMIAGLNSITKGDLLFNNKRYNNLLPNERNIAMVFQSYALYPHMNVYNNISFGLKIAKERKDIIDRRVKDVAKILKIDEYLYRKPRDLSGGQRQRVAIGRAIARKPLVFLMDEPLSNLDAKLRESMRREIVNIHRMLNTTSIYVTHDQLEAMTMGDQIVVFNDGKIQQSGKGKDLYFRPANVFVAKFIGSPTMNTFDAVYKNGKLIEENNSLEITLDDESKQLVKENQKIVVGFRSEDLKIHSKQVPNSVLGKITNIELIGKDQLIAVKVNEDLEFIVNASNSEEFELYSQVYVEFIIPRIHLFDKETENRIN, from the coding sequence ATGAAAAACAATTTAAATGAAAATGCAATTTCAGATTTAGATACTGGTTTTGAAACTATTGATTTAGAATCTATGCTTTCTGAAGTTGGGGAAATTTCTTCCACAAACAGCGGTGCCCACATTAATTTAGTAAATATTTCTAAAAAATATGAAGGAAACGAAAAATATACATTAGAAAATATTAATTTAGAAATTAAGCCAGGTACCTTCTGTATCTTTTTAGGACCATCAGGTTGTGGTAAAACTACACTTTTAAGAATGATTGCTGGTCTTAACTCAATTACTAAAGGTGATTTATTATTCAATAACAAAAGATACAACAACTTATTACCAAATGAACGTAATATCGCTATGGTTTTCCAATCATACGCTTTATACCCACACATGAATGTTTATAACAATATTTCATTTGGTTTAAAAATTGCTAAAGAAAGAAAAGATATTATCGACCGTCGTGTTAAAGACGTTGCTAAGATCTTAAAAATTGACGAATACTTATATAGAAAACCTCGTGATTTATCAGGGGGACAAAGACAACGTGTTGCTATTGGACGTGCTATCGCCAGAAAACCACTTGTTTTCTTAATGGATGAGCCGCTTTCAAACTTAGATGCTAAATTAAGAGAAAGCATGCGTAGAGAAATTGTTAACATCCATAGAATGTTAAACACAACAAGTATCTATGTAACACACGATCAGTTAGAAGCTATGACAATGGGTGACCAAATCGTTGTATTTAACGACGGAAAAATTCAACAAAGTGGTAAAGGTAAAGATTTATACTTTAGACCAGCTAATGTTTTTGTTGCTAAATTTATCGGTTCACCAACAATGAACACTTTCGATGCAGTTTACAAAAATGGTAAATTAATAGAAGAAAACAACAGTTTAGAAATTACTTTAGATGATGAATCTAAACAATTAGTTAAAGAAAACCAAAAAATCGTTGTTGGTTTCAGATCAGAAGATTTAAAAATACATAGCAAACAAGTTCCAAATTCAGTTTTAGGTAAAATAACAAATATTGAGTTAATCGGTAAAGATCAACTTATTGCGGTTAAAGTTAACGAAGATCTAGAATTTATCGTTAATGCTTCTAATAGTGAAGAATTTGAATTATATTCACAAGTTTATGTTGAATTTATAATACCAAGAATTCACTTATTTGATAAAGAAACTGAAAACAGAATTAATTAA
- a CDS encoding sugar ABC transporter permease — protein sequence MFFRKRVYSHIFDDIKVNKEKLDKKRLNFNESDSKPPTTMEIIWLFFNYLILIVWAIVVLFPIVSLIVSAFNVNNPRIIAITPFKFGWDNFTYLFTSEQSYFGRWYFNTILIAVLTMVISTIAVALNGYAYSRFKFAGSKHSLTVIMMLQMIPATSALISLYLLIRMGNSLGFPTIFMLILIYAGGSISGNTFMLKSYLDTISSELDDSAKVDGCNNWGLFFKILVPVIRPALIMVALWSFLIPFTDVILPKFVLFELENTTLAVGLSYFIDTEPKHVNAGAYAAGSILASAPAFVLFMYLQRYIVGGLSDGAVKG from the coding sequence ATGTTTTTTAGAAAAAGAGTTTATTCACATATTTTTGATGATATAAAAGTAAACAAAGAAAAACTAGACAAAAAAAGATTAAACTTTAACGAATCAGATTCAAAACCTCCTACAACAATGGAAATAATTTGATTATTCTTTAATTATTTAATCTTAATAGTTTGAGCAATAGTTGTTCTTTTCCCAATTGTTTCGCTAATCGTTTCAGCGTTTAACGTAAACAACCCACGTATTATCGCTATTACACCATTTAAATTTGGTTGAGATAACTTCACTTACTTATTTACAAGTGAGCAAAGTTATTTTGGTAGATGATACTTCAATACAATTTTAATTGCTGTTTTAACAATGGTTATTTCAACAATTGCTGTAGCCTTAAATGGTTATGCTTATTCAAGATTTAAATTTGCTGGTTCTAAGCACTCATTAACAGTTATTATGATGCTTCAAATGATACCAGCTACATCGGCTTTAATTTCGCTATATTTACTTATTAGAATGGGTAATTCACTTGGATTCCCAACAATATTTATGTTAATCTTAATTTATGCAGGTGGTTCAATTTCAGGTAACACATTTATGTTAAAAAGTTACTTAGATACCATCTCATCAGAATTAGATGATTCAGCAAAAGTTGATGGATGTAATAACTGAGGACTATTCTTTAAAATATTAGTTCCAGTTATCAGACCCGCTTTAATTATGGTTGCTTTATGGTCATTCCTAATACCATTTACAGATGTTATCTTACCTAAATTCGTTTTATTCGAATTAGAAAATACAACACTTGCTGTTGGGTTAAGTTACTTTATTGATACTGAACCTAAACACGTTAATGCTGGTGCATATGCTGCTGGTTCAATATTAGCTTCAGCACCTGCCTTTGTGTTATTCATGTACTTACAAAGATACATCGTTGGTGGTTTAAGTGACGGAGCCGTGAAAGGATAA